TCCCACTGCGCGATACGTTCGCCCAGGAGGGCGGCCAACTCGACGCGATGCTGCGACCGCTCGCCGTTGTGCACGAACCGCGGGTCGTCGGCGAGTCCGGGCACCCCGAGAACCTCGACGAGCGAACGGAACTGACGGTCGTTGGCCGCACTGACGAAGAAGTCGCCGTCTCGAGCGGAGAAGACCTGATAGGGCACCACGGTCGGGTGGAAGTCGCCGGTGCGCTGCGGTACCGCACCGCCGGAAACCCAGTTCGCGGCATGCGGATGCAGGATGGAGATCACCGAATCGAGCAGTGTCATGTCCACCAGTTGCCCGCGGCCGCTCCGGCCCCGCTCGTACAGCGCCAGGAGTATGCCGCTCACCGCCATGTTGGCGGCGACGATGTCCACGATGGGGATGCCCACGCGCAGCGGATTGCCATCGGGGTAACCGTTCACGCTCATCAGACCGCCGAACGACTGGAGGACCGCGTCGTATCCGGGCAGCCCGCCCATCGGTCCGTCGACGCCGAAACCCGTGATACGGCAATAGATCATCCGCGGGTGTCGCTCGGCGAGAACGGTGTCGTAGTCGAAACCCCACCGCGCCATCGTGCCGGCCTTGAAGTTCTCGATCACGATGTCGGCACCGGCCAGGAGATCGGCGAGGACCTCCCGTCCCGCGTCGGTGCGGAGGTCGAGGCAGATGTTCTCCTTGCTGTGGTTGAGGCTCTGGTAGTAGGCGCTCGTGGCGCCCTCGTCCTCGAACGGAGGTCCCCACCCTCGGGTCTCGTCACCCGCGGGCGCCTCGACCTTGATCACCTCGGCACCGTGATCGGCCAGGATCTGCGCCGTGTAGGGCCCGGCCAGGACCCGGCTCAGATCGAGAACCCGCAGGCCGCTGAGGATTCCGTGGTCTACGGCCGACTCGGCGGCACGCCACGCTGCCCGGGGATCGACCCCGGTCTTCTCGTCACCCACGAGATCCGCGCTCATCGGGCACTCTCCGGCGAGGCTTCCGGCGCTTCGGTCCCGGTGATGATGTCCCACGGGTCGGCGCCGCCGTCGAGCACCTGCTCGGCGAGCACATCGGCCCATTCGGCTTCGGTCCCGTGCCGGTCGCGCCATGTCCAGAGCGCCGTCGTCGACCGGCCGAGCCGGTGCTCCGCGGTGAAGCCGATCGCACCGTGGATCTGGTGTCCGGCCGCGGCCACCTCGTCGGCGTACGCCGACGTCACCACCTTCGCCGCGGCCACCGCGGCCCGGGCGCCGCCCGGATCGTGCGATGTCGCCTCGGCGGCGACACGTGTCGCGGTCTCCATCATGGTGGTCCGGGCGGCCATCACCGCGAGTCGCTGCTGGATCGCCTGGAACTTGGCGAGCGGTCGGCCGAACTGGATACGTTCCGAGGCGTACTGCACGGTCAGATCGTGGACGGTCCGTGCGGCTGCGGCGAGCGCCGTGGAATACGCCAGTGCGCCACGCAGCCGGACATCGGCGGTCCCGAACGGGGAGGCTGCGTGGAAGTCGGTCGCCGCCTCGTCGAATCGGATGTCGCCGAACGACACCCCGAGCAGGTCCGTGCCGTCTGCGACGTTCACCCCGGGGCCACGGAGGTCGACGATCGCCACCAGCGGTCCGTCGGAGCCGGGTACGAGTACGACCACCGAGTCGGCGGACGTCGCGTGGACGACGTCGCTGACGATCCCGTTGAGTATCAGGCGATCCGCGCCGTCGGCAGTGCGATCGAGCCGCGAGTCCACGGCATCGGCGACCGCGATCGTCGCGGTGATCCCCTCCAGCGGATGGCCCACTGCGCCGGCGAGCCATGAGGCCAGGAGCGCATGCTCGACGTACGGGGTGATCGCCCCGGCCGCGGTCACCGTGGACAGCACGGCGAGCGCGTCCTCGAGATCGGCCCCCTGCCCGTCGGCGTCATCGGGAACATCGAGATCGGTGAAACCTGAGTCCGCGAGAGCTGTCCACAGTTCCGTGTCGATGCTCGTCGGCGGTGTCTCGGCGCCCACGGGAACCCGGTCCAGTATCGAGGTCGTCGCCGCGACGAGTTCGGCGGCCAGGTCGCTCATCGAATCCCCATTCCCCGCGCCACGATGCCGCGCAAGATCTCGTTGGTTCCGCCCCGGAGGGTGAAAGCAGGTGTGTGCAAGACACTTTGGCCGAGGAGGCGCTCCAGCGGGGTGCCTCCGCTCCGGCGTGCGACGACGCCCGACGCGCTGCGTACAGCGTCGACGAGTTCGCCCTCGAACGTCGAGCCCAGGTCTTTGACCATGGCGGCCAGCACATCCGGTTTGCCGCCGGCGGACAGTTCGGCCGCCACGCGTAGGGACATCTGTCGTAGCGCCCAGGCCTGCGCGGTGAGGGTGCCGAGGGTCCGGCGCTGCTCGGGGGTCGCCCCGGTCCCGCGGAGATGATCCGCCCACGCCCGCAACAGCGGCAGTGTGCTGAGGTAACGCTCGGGGCCGGAACGTTCGAAGGCCAACTCGCTCATCACCTGTTGCCACCCGTTGCCCCGGCGGCCGAGCAGCGCCGACTTGTCGAC
The sequence above is drawn from the Gordonia rubripertincta genome and encodes:
- a CDS encoding CaiB/BaiF CoA transferase family protein, with protein sequence MSADLVGDEKTGVDPRAAWRAAESAVDHGILSGLRVLDLSRVLAGPYTAQILADHGAEVIKVEAPAGDETRGWGPPFEDEGATSAYYQSLNHSKENICLDLRTDAGREVLADLLAGADIVIENFKAGTMARWGFDYDTVLAERHPRMIYCRITGFGVDGPMGGLPGYDAVLQSFGGLMSVNGYPDGNPLRVGIPIVDIVAANMAVSGILLALYERGRSGRGQLVDMTLLDSVISILHPHAANWVSGGAVPQRTGDFHPTVVPYQVFSARDGDFFVSAANDRQFRSLVEVLGVPGLADDPRFVHNGERSQHRVELAALLGERIAQWDRDDLAGRLERAGVPASPVNNIAEALTSPQVRHRGLFLDTDEYRGVGVPISLSRSTHRSPSPAVRRGEHTEEVLAALGYDPSRLAELRSSGVFGDG
- a CDS encoding acyl-CoA dehydrogenase family protein; the encoded protein is MSDLAAELVAATTSILDRVPVGAETPPTSIDTELWTALADSGFTDLDVPDDADGQGADLEDALAVLSTVTAAGAITPYVEHALLASWLAGAVGHPLEGITATIAVADAVDSRLDRTADGADRLILNGIVSDVVHATSADSVVVLVPGSDGPLVAIVDLRGPGVNVADGTDLLGVSFGDIRFDEAATDFHAASPFGTADVRLRGALAYSTALAAAARTVHDLTVQYASERIQFGRPLAKFQAIQQRLAVMAARTTMMETATRVAAEATSHDPGGARAAVAAAKVVTSAYADEVAAAGHQIHGAIGFTAEHRLGRSTTALWTWRDRHGTEAEWADVLAEQVLDGGADPWDIITGTEAPEASPESAR